The following are encoded in a window of Flavobacterium cupriresistens genomic DNA:
- a CDS encoding AraC family transcriptional regulator, whose protein sequence is MLTNKNKHIPLLGLEEFRKDRLHSKEPLLFNELHGERHIHKPHQHDFFIIILFDQAKGNHTIDFKEYKISNRQIHLLFPGQVHTWNIEPETTGYQLMIDRHFFERFSASFRFSFVEYHNHPVIELEPDSFKLLHYEFDAIKNELAAEDSLSELISSRTAVIASIISKSAAKIFTDLNNYEAEPRIVKFQQLIDVSFKEEKLVSFYAAKLHISANYLNILCKKYLKISATQLIQQRTVLEAKRLLKTTTVSVKEIAFELGFIDHAYFSNFFKTQTGTTPTDFRDLL, encoded by the coding sequence ATGCTAACAAACAAAAACAAACATATTCCGCTTCTCGGTTTAGAAGAGTTTAGAAAAGACCGACTCCATTCTAAAGAGCCGCTTTTGTTTAATGAACTGCATGGCGAAAGACATATTCATAAACCACATCAACACGATTTTTTTATCATCATTCTTTTTGATCAGGCAAAAGGCAATCATACTATTGATTTTAAAGAGTATAAAATTAGCAACCGACAAATTCACCTTTTATTCCCCGGACAGGTACATACCTGGAATATCGAACCGGAAACAACAGGCTATCAATTGATGATTGATCGTCATTTTTTTGAACGTTTTTCTGCCAGTTTCCGATTTTCATTCGTTGAGTATCACAATCATCCTGTTATTGAACTGGAACCGGATTCCTTTAAACTGCTTCATTATGAATTTGATGCGATTAAAAATGAATTGGCAGCTGAAGACTCCCTCTCAGAATTAATCAGTTCCCGTACGGCCGTCATTGCTTCTATTATAAGTAAATCTGCCGCTAAAATTTTTACCGATCTGAACAACTATGAGGCTGAGCCACGCATCGTAAAATTTCAACAGTTGATTGATGTCTCTTTTAAAGAAGAAAAACTAGTGTCCTTTTACGCGGCAAAACTTCACATATCGGCTAATTATCTCAATATCCTTTGCAAAAAATATTTAAAGATTTCAGCAACACAACTCATACAGCAAAGAACAGTACTGGAAGCCAAACGTCTTCTTAAAACCACCACCGTGTCTGTTAAGGAAATTGCCTTTGAACTGGGATTTATTGACCATGCTTATTTTTCCAATTTCTTTAAAACCCAAACCGGAACAACACCTACTGATTTTCGGGATTTGTTATAA
- the amaB gene encoding L-piperidine-6-carboxylate dehydrogenase — translation MTSITSQFGMNEALVKLGIKTINEGTSTGLQNFSSGGILESYSPVDGKLIASVKMSTPEDYERVLQAATEAFKTFRLIPAPQRGEIVRQFGEKLRENKEALGKLVSYEMGKSLQEGYGEVQEMIDICDFAVGLSRQLHGLTMHSERPGHRMYEQYHSLGVVGIISAFNFPVAVWAWNTALAWISGDVCVWKPSEKTPICGIACQNIMAQVIKENNLPEGISCLINGDYKIGELLTADTRIPLISATGSTRMGKIVAPTVAGRLGKSLLELGGNNAIIVTPDADIKMTVIGAVFGAVGTAGQRCTSTRRLIIHESIYDKVKDALVAAYKQLRIGNPLNENNHVGPLIDTHAVEMYTQALQKVVAEGGNILIEGGVLSGEGYESGCYVKPAIAEAQNSFEIVQHETFAPVLYLVKYSGEVENAIDLQNGVAQGLSSAIMTNNLREAERFLSVTGSDCGIANVNIGTSGAEIGGAFGGEKETGGGRESGSDAWKIYMRRQTNTINYTTSLPLAQGIKFDL, via the coding sequence ATGACATCAATAACATCGCAATTTGGAATGAATGAGGCTCTGGTAAAACTGGGCATCAAAACGATAAATGAAGGAACATCGACAGGTTTGCAAAACTTTTCATCAGGAGGCATTTTAGAAAGTTATTCTCCGGTAGACGGAAAATTAATTGCTTCGGTAAAAATGTCAACACCTGAGGATTATGAAAGAGTACTGCAAGCTGCAACAGAAGCTTTCAAAACATTTCGATTAATTCCGGCTCCACAACGTGGCGAGATTGTGCGTCAGTTTGGAGAAAAATTGCGTGAGAATAAAGAGGCTCTTGGTAAATTGGTTTCTTATGAGATGGGTAAGTCACTTCAAGAAGGTTATGGCGAAGTACAGGAAATGATCGACATCTGTGATTTTGCAGTGGGATTATCTCGTCAGCTTCACGGATTGACGATGCACTCTGAAAGACCGGGACACCGCATGTACGAACAATACCATTCGTTAGGAGTTGTGGGAATTATTTCAGCATTTAACTTTCCGGTTGCCGTTTGGGCATGGAACACCGCTCTGGCTTGGATCTCCGGTGATGTTTGCGTTTGGAAACCTTCTGAGAAAACGCCTATCTGCGGTATCGCTTGTCAAAACATCATGGCTCAGGTTATTAAAGAAAATAATTTACCGGAAGGAATTTCCTGTTTGATCAACGGTGATTATAAAATTGGAGAATTACTAACTGCTGATACCCGTATTCCTCTAATTTCTGCTACAGGTTCTACTCGAATGGGAAAAATCGTAGCGCCGACCGTTGCGGGACGTTTAGGCAAATCACTACTGGAATTAGGAGGAAACAATGCAATTATTGTAACTCCTGATGCTGATATCAAAATGACCGTTATAGGTGCCGTTTTTGGCGCAGTTGGTACAGCGGGACAACGTTGTACATCAACCAGAAGATTGATCATTCACGAAAGTATTTACGATAAAGTAAAAGATGCGTTAGTTGCTGCCTACAAACAACTACGAATTGGAAATCCGCTTAACGAAAACAATCATGTTGGTCCACTAATCGACACACATGCTGTTGAAATGTACACTCAGGCTTTGCAAAAAGTAGTAGCTGAAGGCGGAAACATTCTTATAGAAGGCGGTGTACTTTCAGGAGAAGGTTACGAAAGCGGTTGTTATGTAAAACCTGCTATTGCCGAAGCTCAAAATTCCTTTGAAATTGTACAACACGAAACCTTTGCGCCGGTTTTATATCTGGTAAAATATTCCGGAGAAGTAGAAAACGCCATAGACCTTCAAAACGGAGTAGCTCAAGGATTGTCCTCAGCCATTATGACTAATAACTTGCGTGAGGCCGAAAGATTTTTATCTGTAACAGGTTCTGACTGCGGTATTGCTAATGTAAATATCGGAACATCAGGAGCTGAAATCGGAGGTGCTTTTGGCGGAGAAAAAGAAACCGGTGGCGGTCGCGAATCAGGAT
- a CDS encoding Lrp/AsnC family transcriptional regulator gives MSIIKHNENTDYLDQEILRKLDENGRIPFSEIAKDLNISNSLVHLRVRKMQESGIIKGFSVKLDAKGIGFETITYTGIATKEARFAYSISEQLEKIPEVVECHWVSGKYALFIKIVAANNEELRKILYEQIHQIEGVGGTDSFISFGSAFEKNLPVK, from the coding sequence ATGTCAATCATAAAACACAACGAAAACACTGACTATTTAGATCAGGAAATTTTACGAAAGCTGGATGAAAATGGTAGAATCCCTTTTTCTGAAATAGCAAAAGATTTAAATATTTCTAATTCATTAGTGCATTTACGCGTTCGAAAAATGCAGGAATCTGGAATAATAAAAGGGTTTTCTGTTAAGTTAGATGCTAAGGGAATTGGTTTTGAAACGATAACCTACACAGGAATTGCGACCAAAGAAGCGCGTTTTGCTTATTCGATTTCTGAACAATTGGAGAAAATCCCTGAAGTAGTAGAATGCCACTGGGTTTCGGGAAAATATGCTTTGTTTATAAAAATTGTTGCTGCGAATAATGAAGAGCTTCGCAAAATTTTATACGAACAGATTCATCAAATCGAAGGAGTAGGGGGAACGGATTCTTTTATTTCGTTCGGTTCTGCATTTGAGAAAAATCTTCCTGTGAAATAA
- a CDS encoding amidohydrolase, whose amino-acid sequence MKNSGISRKDFLRNSALSVAGLAIGSGFLNSAAASSLKTNSDIKIAAGKSYTLKNVRLETGFEYKEEEIVHTKTALFCVEISDGKIKSISPNKPNSEAIDAKGFLMLPAFRDMHIHLDKTLYGDSWEAVKKRNGGVKGMITLEQQIMPDLLKNSTYKAEKLIELLQSHGTSFARSHVNIEPTSKLQSLKNLQIALENKKNGFGAELVAFPQHGVFYTDTVPYLKEAAKMDIDFIGGVDPYTIDGAIEKTMDFTVQLALDHNKGIDIHLHESGESGLKTVEYLIDKVNENTSLKGKTFVSHCFILGKLDKPKQEEMAQKLAAAQIGIVSTVPFGNLVMPIPTLLKHGVKVMTGNDSIIDHWNTFGTGSVLQKANLAAQLYGQVTEFGLSRMLKLATAGPLPLDDKGIQQWPKAGDTADVVLIEASCSAEAVSRMSPVRTLIHNGNIVY is encoded by the coding sequence ATGAAAAATTCCGGAATATCCCGCAAAGACTTTTTAAGAAACTCCGCATTAAGTGTTGCCGGACTGGCCATTGGCTCCGGATTTCTAAATTCGGCAGCGGCCTCTTCCCTGAAAACCAATTCTGATATAAAAATAGCAGCAGGTAAATCGTACACCCTAAAAAATGTCAGATTAGAAACAGGTTTTGAATATAAAGAAGAAGAAATTGTACACACCAAAACGGCACTCTTCTGCGTAGAAATCAGTGATGGCAAAATCAAGTCTATTTCGCCAAATAAACCCAACTCAGAGGCCATAGATGCCAAAGGTTTTTTAATGCTTCCGGCTTTTCGTGATATGCACATTCACTTGGATAAAACTTTATACGGCGATTCCTGGGAAGCAGTAAAAAAGAGAAATGGTGGTGTAAAAGGCATGATAACATTAGAGCAGCAAATTATGCCTGATTTGCTAAAAAATTCAACCTATAAAGCTGAAAAACTAATCGAACTGTTACAATCACACGGAACCTCATTTGCCCGCAGCCATGTGAACATTGAGCCCACTTCTAAGTTACAATCCTTAAAAAATCTACAGATTGCTTTAGAGAATAAAAAAAATGGTTTTGGAGCAGAATTGGTAGCTTTTCCGCAACATGGCGTTTTTTATACCGATACTGTTCCCTATCTAAAAGAAGCTGCAAAAATGGATATTGATTTTATTGGAGGAGTCGATCCCTATACGATTGACGGTGCGATCGAAAAAACAATGGATTTCACCGTACAACTGGCTCTCGACCATAACAAAGGAATTGATATCCATTTGCATGAATCTGGCGAATCGGGACTAAAAACCGTTGAATATCTAATAGACAAAGTCAACGAAAATACCAGTCTGAAAGGAAAAACTTTCGTAAGTCATTGTTTTATTCTTGGAAAACTGGACAAACCTAAACAGGAAGAAATGGCACAAAAACTGGCCGCAGCTCAAATAGGCATTGTTTCTACTGTTCCTTTCGGTAATCTTGTGATGCCTATTCCAACTTTACTGAAACATGGCGTAAAAGTAATGACCGGAAACGACAGTATTATCGATCATTGGAATACTTTTGGAACCGGAAGTGTGTTGCAAAAAGCCAATCTTGCAGCTCAATTGTACGGACAAGTTACAGAATTCGGCTTATCCAGAATGCTAAAACTCGCTACCGCAGGTCCATTACCATTAGATGATAAAGGAATTCAACAATGGCCAAAAGCCGGTGATACTGCAGATGTAGTACTGATAGAAGCCAGCTGCTCTGCTGAGGCTGTATCCCGAATGTCTCCGGTGCGCACTCTTATTCACAATGGAAATATTGTCTATTAA
- a CDS encoding DUF1338 domain-containing protein: MDKTQLLSKLWEQYAEITPSAKKIHDLLEQKGEEIKNDHIAIRTFNDNRINITVLERLFVNLGYEAKGEYHFESKKLFAKHYEHATDQNAPRIFISELELEKCSPELQATVKNILDSCDQKLFDHPELVLSGTVWNANSHATYQFLLAESEYAAWMYVYGFRANHFTINTNALKGFATLQDLNAFLEDNGWKLNASGGKIKGTPEQLLEQSSTLADLHIVNFEEGALEIPSCYYEFALRYPMANGELYQGFIASSADKIFESTDVQLQHNK, from the coding sequence ATGGACAAGACGCAATTACTGTCAAAATTATGGGAACAATACGCTGAAATTACCCCATCAGCAAAAAAAATTCATGACTTATTAGAACAAAAAGGAGAAGAGATAAAAAACGATCATATTGCGATCCGCACATTCAATGATAATAGAATAAATATTACCGTATTAGAAAGGCTTTTTGTAAACCTTGGCTACGAAGCTAAAGGAGAATACCATTTTGAATCTAAAAAATTGTTCGCTAAACATTACGAACATGCTACGGATCAAAATGCACCAAGAATTTTCATTTCTGAATTGGAATTGGAGAAATGTTCTCCTGAATTACAGGCAACGGTAAAAAACATTTTGGACAGTTGTGACCAAAAGCTATTTGACCATCCGGAATTAGTATTGAGCGGAACCGTTTGGAACGCCAATTCACACGCCACTTACCAATTCCTATTGGCCGAATCTGAATATGCGGCTTGGATGTATGTTTACGGATTCCGCGCGAACCATTTTACAATAAATACTAACGCCTTGAAAGGCTTTGCTACTTTACAAGATCTAAATGCTTTCTTAGAAGATAACGGATGGAAATTAAATGCCTCAGGAGGAAAAATTAAAGGTACACCGGAGCAATTATTAGAACAATCCAGCACCTTGGCAGATTTACACATCGTTAATTTTGAGGAAGGCGCTTTAGAAATCCCTTCTTGTTATTACGAATTTGCGCTTCGTTATCCAATGGCCAACGGTGAACTGTACCAAGGATTTATTGCTTCTTCTGCCGACAAGATATTTGAAAGTACAGACGTACAATTACAACACAATAAATAG
- a CDS encoding glycosyl hydrolase family 18 protein: protein MKQYYKLIFLLLFPLLAAAQPAHGKKVIGYYAQWSIYARDFNIPKIDGSKLTHLNYSFYGTTYDPAHPENTKLRCLDSYADFEHMEGGIPWDAPVKGNFYDLMKLKQKYPHLKVLISIGGWTKGQDLSPIAANPIARNALVADMAQFITTYPFIDGFDIDWEYPVKGGTDGTEMLNDAPVPAQNHNPDDNKNFVYLLKEMRRVMPNKLISIAAGNNVKNVSQQYLGPNNRALYGMTEDLSTYCDYITYFGYDFGGNWYDKTCYNAPLYASENTNDPLYGATQSESLDELTNQFLNVVGIPSNKLIMGLPYYGKLFNNVANNGTDPNHPGLFVSAPQDIVSGCTNHQPPLGTWDSGKTCENSGSIEICDLVGNPTTNPHPYLDPTTMLVTSTAAAAGWVRYFDNTTKVPYLYNDRTHQFISYEDKQSIDFKVQYLKSRNLAGGMIWELSQDTRGAISNALLNQIDTSFGAILPGTVSISGAVKNGTALIANATVELRDSNNVILQTTLSTTGNFTFHNLASGKNYSLTAVHPAYTFTATNFTNVTTDQTAIVLQGTARPTYTVSGTVKNGTNAVSGVVVSAASGTMTLTTTSDATGNYTVTNLVAGLDFAVTAAKAGMTYTPASTVYTAIDTNKTLDFTQDAIINKISGTVKKGSTPISGAKIELTLPWTDSSHAYKTIIATTDAQGAYSFNNDDLAGYSKVQTLKLNTWDNKGIDYFPTDLANFEIPTVSKVYNFNSSAVTPQIAITSPTATTVAIIPGTVVQLKANADLTFADPSVTISSVVFNINGQTITGTLSTGTEYVANWTPTLADFNKNYTLKATAIASNTITAEDSKTFYLQCSGVNCPNIVPEITWIDPASTTINQASGFKTVPVSVNVTDKDGTVASASISIDGVSYTMTKAAGSTYNYTFTPTAFKTYAIVVKAKDNSGGENTLNQSINIVNSAFNLLPTKVIVGYAHGWENSSAPFLYFNQMGDKKFNVVIYSFIETRNRDGYTPVLVVNEPRYFTNGVFDPQLLKNDIKFLRDKGIPVLVSIGGQNGHVVLETVAQKDIFVSGIKTIVDQYHFDGLDIDFEGSSMNFEAGALKDFSYSSISAYPKLKNVVDAFKELKTNYGSGFIMTAAPEAYYVQAGYNTYGNGVGSFLPVIHNLRNELDLLMVQLYNTGSIVALDNLAYEQGKPDFLVSMSEMLMKGFNVSTTGFYFPPLPPSKVVIALPACTGAAQAASYITPQKGIEAFSYLRSGINYTGRNYTLKGGPYPDMRGVMTWSINWDAGCGTGYEFSNAYATYFAAQLSLDKIEAKNNTEVYFKNNALLVKSETEDIAQVDVFNTLGQSLASYKNRMNTNEILLQNYSFSTKQLFIVVVTNKAGNKKSFKVVNFLN, encoded by the coding sequence ATGAAACAGTACTACAAATTAATCTTTTTATTACTATTTCCTTTACTGGCAGCAGCTCAACCAGCTCATGGTAAAAAAGTAATTGGATACTATGCACAATGGTCTATTTATGCTCGGGACTTTAATATTCCAAAAATAGACGGTAGCAAATTAACCCATTTAAACTATTCCTTTTATGGGACAACCTACGATCCCGCCCATCCCGAAAACACCAAATTAAGATGTTTAGACTCCTATGCTGATTTTGAACATATGGAAGGCGGAATACCATGGGACGCTCCGGTAAAAGGGAACTTTTATGACTTAATGAAGTTAAAACAAAAGTATCCGCACTTAAAGGTTTTAATTTCAATTGGAGGCTGGACCAAAGGTCAGGATTTATCCCCAATTGCCGCAAACCCTATAGCAAGAAATGCTTTGGTAGCAGATATGGCACAGTTTATCACCACTTATCCCTTTATTGACGGATTTGACATTGATTGGGAATATCCAGTAAAAGGAGGAACAGACGGAACAGAAATGCTTAATGATGCTCCAGTTCCTGCACAAAATCACAATCCGGATGATAACAAAAATTTTGTCTATCTATTAAAAGAAATGCGTCGTGTAATGCCTAATAAATTAATCTCGATCGCTGCCGGGAATAATGTGAAAAATGTTTCTCAGCAATATCTGGGGCCTAACAATAGAGCTCTATATGGGATGACAGAAGACCTTTCGACTTACTGCGATTATATCACTTATTTTGGATATGATTTTGGTGGAAACTGGTATGATAAAACGTGCTATAATGCTCCTTTATATGCCAGCGAAAACACAAACGATCCTTTATACGGCGCAACGCAATCTGAATCATTAGATGAGTTAACGAATCAATTTCTAAACGTTGTGGGTATTCCATCCAATAAATTAATCATGGGATTGCCTTACTATGGAAAGTTGTTTAACAATGTTGCCAATAATGGAACAGATCCAAATCATCCGGGCCTATTTGTTTCAGCTCCACAAGATATCGTTTCAGGATGCACCAATCATCAACCTCCATTAGGGACCTGGGATTCAGGTAAAACCTGTGAAAATTCGGGAAGTATTGAAATCTGTGATTTAGTGGGAAATCCAACTACAAATCCACATCCTTATTTAGATCCAACTACCATGCTGGTAACATCCACCGCAGCTGCTGCCGGTTGGGTGAGGTACTTTGACAACACTACTAAAGTTCCATATCTATACAACGACCGTACACACCAGTTTATCAGTTATGAAGACAAACAATCTATAGACTTTAAAGTACAATATCTTAAATCACGAAATCTGGCCGGAGGTATGATTTGGGAACTTTCTCAGGATACCAGAGGTGCAATTTCAAATGCATTACTAAACCAGATAGATACTTCGTTTGGGGCTATCTTACCCGGAACAGTAAGTATTAGTGGTGCTGTAAAAAACGGAACTGCTTTGATTGCCAACGCCACAGTTGAATTAAGAGATTCAAACAATGTAATTCTGCAGACTACACTTAGTACTACTGGTAATTTTACTTTCCATAATTTAGCCTCCGGAAAAAATTACAGCCTTACCGCTGTTCATCCGGCGTATACATTTACAGCTACAAATTTTACAAATGTAACGACGGATCAAACCGCAATAGTACTTCAAGGAACAGCACGCCCTACTTACACCGTTAGCGGAACTGTTAAAAATGGAACTAATGCAGTTTCAGGAGTGGTGGTTTCTGCAGCTTCCGGAACTATGACTCTGACCACTACATCAGATGCTACGGGCAATTACACCGTTACCAACTTGGTCGCAGGATTAGATTTCGCTGTAACAGCAGCTAAAGCAGGGATGACTTATACTCCGGCTAGTACCGTTTATACTGCAATTGACACCAACAAAACATTAGACTTTACCCAAGATGCCATTATAAACAAAATTAGTGGTACAGTTAAAAAGGGTTCAACTCCGATCTCGGGAGCAAAAATAGAATTAACCTTACCCTGGACCGACTCCAGTCATGCTTATAAAACCATAATTGCAACTACAGATGCACAAGGGGCGTACAGTTTTAATAATGATGATTTAGCAGGTTATTCAAAAGTACAAACCTTAAAACTGAACACTTGGGATAATAAGGGAATTGACTATTTCCCAACTGATTTGGCAAACTTTGAGATTCCAACGGTATCAAAAGTTTATAATTTCAATTCAAGCGCTGTCACACCACAAATTGCGATTACAAGTCCAACAGCAACAACAGTAGCAATTATACCGGGAACGGTTGTTCAACTCAAAGCCAATGCTGATTTGACTTTTGCAGATCCGTCTGTGACTATTTCTTCTGTAGTATTTAACATCAATGGACAAACGATTACGGGAACACTTTCAACAGGGACCGAATATGTAGCCAATTGGACACCAACTTTAGCCGATTTTAATAAAAACTACACCTTAAAAGCAACGGCAATAGCGTCAAATACAATCACTGCAGAAGACAGTAAAACATTTTATTTACAATGTTCCGGTGTAAATTGTCCAAATATAGTACCCGAAATCACCTGGATTGATCCGGCATCGACTACTATCAATCAGGCTTCGGGATTCAAGACTGTACCGGTAAGCGTAAATGTTACGGATAAAGATGGTACAGTTGCAAGTGCTTCTATTAGTATTGATGGGGTTTCTTATACGATGACAAAGGCCGCGGGAAGTACTTACAATTACACTTTCACTCCAACTGCCTTCAAAACATATGCAATAGTTGTAAAAGCCAAGGATAACTCCGGAGGCGAAAACACCTTAAACCAATCGATTAATATCGTTAATTCTGCATTTAATCTTCTCCCGACGAAGGTAATTGTTGGTTATGCCCACGGATGGGAAAACTCAAGTGCACCGTTTTTATACTTCAATCAAATGGGGGATAAAAAATTTAATGTAGTCATTTATTCTTTCATTGAAACTAGAAACAGAGACGGCTATACACCAGTCCTTGTGGTAAACGAGCCAAGATATTTTACAAATGGTGTTTTTGATCCTCAGTTATTAAAAAACGATATCAAATTCTTAAGAGATAAAGGAATTCCGGTTCTTGTATCCATAGGAGGGCAAAATGGTCATGTAGTGTTAGAAACAGTCGCTCAAAAAGACATTTTTGTAAGCGGCATAAAAACGATTGTTGATCAATATCATTTTGACGGTCTTGATATTGATTTTGAAGGATCTTCAATGAATTTCGAAGCAGGAGCACTTAAAGATTTCTCCTATTCATCGATTTCTGCTTATCCAAAATTAAAAAATGTCGTAGATGCTTTTAAAGAATTAAAAACAAATTATGGCAGCGGATTCATTATGACAGCTGCTCCCGAAGCCTACTACGTTCAGGCAGGTTATAATACCTATGGAAACGGAGTTGGTTCTTTCTTACCGGTAATTCATAATCTACGCAACGAGCTGGATCTTTTGATGGTGCAATTATACAATACAGGATCAATAGTCGCGCTGGACAACCTTGCCTATGAACAAGGAAAACCCGATTTCTTAGTATCCATGTCAGAGATGTTAATGAAAGGATTTAATGTAAGCACTACAGGCTTTTATTTCCCTCCATTACCCCCGTCCAAAGTGGTTATAGCCCTTCCGGCTTGTACCGGAGCAGCTCAGGCCGCAAGTTACATAACACCGCAAAAAGGAATTGAAGCTTTTAGTTATTTAAGAAGCGGAATCAATTATACAGGACGAAATTACACACTTAAAGGTGGTCCTTATCCTGATATGAGAGGGGTAATGACCTGGTCGATTAACTGGGATGCAGGCTGCGGAACCGGTTATGAATTTTCTAATGCATATGCTACTTATTTTGCAGCACAGTTATCTCTTGACAAAATTGAAGCAAAAAACAATACGGAGGTTTATTTCAAAAACAATGCTCTACTAGTTAAAAGCGAGACGGAAGATATTGCTCAGGTCGACGTGTTTAATACATTGGGACAATCTTTAGCCAGTTACAAAAACAGGATGAACACTAACGAAATACTGCTTCAGAATTATAGTTTTTCAACGAAACAATTGTTTATCGTTGTAGTAACAAACAAAGCAGGTAACAAAAAATCTTTCAAAGTAGTAAACTTCTTAAACTAA